Proteins from a genomic interval of Paenibacillus sp. RC334:
- the nadC gene encoding carboxylating nicotinate-nucleotide diphosphorylase: MTSNSEHYGEFSGYQEELTAQIRSWLREDTGSGDVTTRWTIEPNHQSKAVIHAKESGVAAGLPVAELVFRVVDPSLSFTPLVTDGQWIEQGTVLAEVTGSTHAILTGERLALNLIQRMSGIATRTKSFVDQLHGLSTRLVDTRKTTPGHRLLEKYAVRVGGGSNHRFGLYDAVMIKDNHIKGAGGIMQAVTRARTHIPHTMTIEVETENMEQVQEALNAGADIIMLDNMSVQEMKEAVRFIREQAPHVKTEASGNVSLETVRAMAESGVDVISVGRLTYSFHNLDISLDLNAKKDR, from the coding sequence ACAGCACAAATTCGCAGCTGGCTGCGAGAAGATACAGGATCGGGCGATGTGACCACGCGCTGGACCATCGAGCCGAATCATCAATCCAAAGCGGTAATCCATGCCAAGGAATCCGGTGTTGCTGCGGGCTTGCCTGTGGCAGAACTCGTATTTCGGGTCGTAGACCCCTCGCTGTCCTTCACTCCACTGGTGACCGATGGGCAATGGATCGAGCAGGGGACCGTTCTGGCAGAAGTGACAGGGAGTACCCATGCGATTCTGACTGGAGAACGTTTGGCTCTAAACTTGATTCAGCGGATGTCCGGCATTGCGACGCGAACAAAATCTTTTGTCGACCAGCTCCACGGACTTTCGACGCGCTTGGTGGATACACGGAAAACAACACCAGGGCATCGGCTGCTTGAAAAATACGCTGTTCGTGTGGGTGGCGGTTCCAATCATCGGTTTGGCTTGTACGATGCCGTTATGATAAAGGATAATCATATCAAGGGTGCCGGTGGGATTATGCAGGCAGTGACCCGGGCACGTACTCATATTCCGCATACGATGACGATTGAAGTAGAGACGGAAAATATGGAACAAGTTCAGGAAGCGCTGAATGCCGGAGCGGATATTATTATGCTGGATAACATGTCCGTTCAGGAGATGAAGGAAGCAGTTCGTTTTATTCGGGAACAGGCTCCACATGTCAAAACGGAAGCTTCAGGCAATGTATCGCTGGAAACGGTGCGTGCGATGGCTGAGAGCGGCGTAGATGTGATTTCTGTAGGCAGGCTGACTTACTCTTTTCATAATCTGGATATCAGCCTTGACCTTAACGCAAAGAAAGATAGGTGA
- a CDS encoding type III pantothenate kinase → MILVVDVGNTNIVLGMYQGRELLHHYRISTSRQATADEYGVLIHNLFSMGGVFKDDIEGVIISSVVPPLVHVLEEMCDKYIGRTPLIVGPGIKTGLNLRYENPREVGADRIVNAVAAVERYGGPLVVVDFGTATTFDCIDDKGNYLGGVIVPGIGISTEALYQRASKLPRIELEKPKKVIGRNTVHAMQAGIIFGYAGQVDGIVERIKEEMQAEPTVIATGGLAELIASETRSIQKVLPMLTLEGLRIIYQRNAE, encoded by the coding sequence TTGATTCTTGTAGTGGATGTGGGCAATACCAATATTGTGCTGGGGATGTATCAGGGGCGCGAGCTGCTGCATCATTACCGGATTAGCACCTCCAGACAGGCAACCGCAGATGAATACGGCGTGCTCATACATAATCTTTTTAGTATGGGCGGTGTATTTAAGGATGATATTGAAGGGGTCATTATCTCCTCAGTCGTTCCACCGCTGGTTCATGTATTGGAGGAAATGTGCGACAAATACATAGGCAGAACGCCCCTAATTGTCGGACCGGGAATCAAGACCGGTCTTAATCTGCGTTATGAAAATCCGCGTGAAGTAGGGGCTGACCGGATCGTGAACGCCGTTGCTGCTGTCGAGCGGTATGGCGGTCCTCTGGTTGTGGTGGATTTTGGAACAGCGACGACGTTTGATTGTATTGATGACAAGGGAAACTACTTGGGTGGAGTCATTGTGCCAGGTATCGGGATATCGACGGAGGCGCTGTATCAACGAGCTTCCAAGCTGCCTCGCATTGAGCTGGAAAAACCCAAGAAGGTCATCGGCCGCAATACGGTTCATGCTATGCAAGCGGGGATCATTTTTGGTTATGCAGGGCAAGTGGACGGTATTGTGGAGCGCATCAAGGAGGAAATGCAGGCAGAGCCTACGGTTATTGCTACCGGGGGTCTTGCCGAGTTAATTGCCTCGGAGACACGGAGCATTCAGAAAGTGTTGCCGATGTTGACGCTGGAAGGCTTGCGTATCATTTACCAACGTAACGCTGAATAA
- the hslO gene encoding Hsp33 family molecular chaperone HslO, whose translation MEKKQDRLIRGTAMDGRVRAFAVRTTELVEELRRRHDTYPTATAALGRTLTAGAIMGSMLKGKERLTVQVKGDGPIGQIVVDANAVGEVRGYVSEPHVHLPSNSMGKLDVAGAVGTEGFIHIIKDLGLKEPYRGSTPIISGELGEDFTYYFAKSEQTPSAVGLGVLVDTDNSVIVAGGFIIQLLPGLDDDEITAIENAVGSIPPVTALLDQGLELDEMLRWMLPDVRILDEMDIHFQCECSRERVEKTLISLGESELEQLIEEEGQAEVVCHFCNEAYQFNKDELQNLLDQAKA comes from the coding sequence TTGGAAAAGAAACAGGATCGACTTATTCGTGGTACAGCTATGGATGGAAGGGTCAGAGCCTTTGCGGTCCGGACAACAGAACTGGTGGAGGAACTGCGGAGAAGACATGATACGTATCCTACCGCCACCGCTGCTTTGGGACGAACACTTACAGCGGGTGCCATTATGGGCTCTATGTTAAAAGGTAAGGAGCGACTGACCGTTCAAGTTAAAGGTGACGGTCCAATCGGACAAATCGTCGTTGATGCCAACGCTGTAGGTGAGGTGCGGGGCTATGTGTCCGAGCCGCATGTGCATTTGCCGAGCAACAGTATGGGCAAACTGGATGTAGCAGGTGCTGTCGGAACAGAGGGCTTTATTCATATCATCAAGGATTTGGGATTAAAAGAACCGTATCGTGGCAGTACCCCGATTATTTCCGGCGAGCTGGGTGAGGACTTCACCTATTATTTTGCTAAATCGGAGCAGACACCTTCGGCGGTGGGCTTGGGCGTGCTGGTGGATACCGATAACTCGGTTATCGTGGCGGGCGGATTTATTATTCAATTGCTTCCGGGCTTGGATGATGATGAGATTACGGCCATCGAAAATGCAGTCGGCTCCATTCCGCCAGTTACAGCTCTGTTGGATCAGGGCTTGGAGCTTGATGAAATGCTGCGCTGGATGCTGCCGGACGTTCGGATTCTCGACGAAATGGATATTCATTTTCAATGTGAATGCTCGCGAGAGCGTGTGGAAAAAACATTAATCAGCTTGGGAGAAAGCGAATTGGAGCAGCTGATTGAGGAAGAGGGACAGGCCGAGGTCGTGTGCCACTTCTGTAATGAGGCTTATCAGTTTAATAAAGACGAATTGCAAAATCTGTTAGATCAAGCCAAAGCCTAA
- a CDS encoding peptidyl-prolyl cis-trans isomerase yields the protein MTTREKGLWTTVIILTVSVAALGGFIMLRGLLKPGDVTKDDGDHTVAEMGQEGISEEQWIAELKKRYGATTLLQMLNRKVVEAEAGRLGIKVTQEDLQQVLKQDSKGYASDRAYFDEMQQQFGLNPDDLRNEAEYRIGLEKIATQGIQVQEAEIDQYWKQHPEEFAVGKQIKLAAIYPTQSEEAERLLERVKQGESFDTLLQEHSSHLDGKNKSGQLGWVDEYDPFQPQEIMEAARELSSGDVAGPIAVNEGYAVIFVQDIRLEAPPNEQQIRQQIRRSLALAQAAPLEEVEKSLRDKYGVRILPGKDMPSISL from the coding sequence ATGACTACACGGGAGAAAGGATTATGGACGACTGTCATTATCCTGACCGTCAGTGTCGCCGCCTTGGGTGGTTTTATCATGCTTCGCGGGCTGTTAAAGCCGGGTGATGTAACCAAGGACGACGGCGATCATACTGTGGCGGAGATGGGTCAGGAAGGCATATCTGAGGAACAGTGGATTGCAGAGCTGAAAAAACGCTATGGAGCCACTACACTGTTGCAAATGTTAAACCGCAAAGTTGTGGAGGCGGAGGCTGGGCGTCTCGGTATCAAGGTTACCCAAGAGGATTTGCAGCAGGTGCTGAAGCAGGATAGTAAAGGGTATGCCTCGGATCGCGCCTATTTTGATGAAATGCAGCAACAGTTTGGATTAAATCCGGATGATTTGCGGAATGAGGCGGAATACCGGATTGGGTTGGAGAAAATAGCCACACAGGGTATTCAAGTTCAGGAAGCTGAGATTGACCAGTACTGGAAGCAACATCCTGAGGAATTTGCAGTCGGCAAGCAGATCAAGTTGGCAGCCATATACCCGACCCAATCGGAGGAGGCTGAGAGGCTACTTGAACGGGTTAAGCAGGGAGAAAGCTTTGATACACTTCTTCAAGAACATTCCAGTCATCTTGACGGCAAAAACAAAAGCGGACAGCTGGGATGGGTGGATGAGTATGATCCTTTTCAGCCGCAAGAGATTATGGAGGCAGCGAGAGAGCTAAGCTCCGGTGATGTTGCTGGTCCCATCGCTGTTAACGAGGGCTACGCCGTCATTTTTGTACAGGATATCCGCTTGGAAGCTCCCCCGAACGAACAACAGATTCGACAGCAAATTCGCCGCTCGCTTGCACTCGCTCAAGCTGCCCCTCTGGAAGAGGTAGAGAAAAGCTTGCGTGATAAATATGGGGTACGCATTTTGCCTGGAAAAGATATGCCCTCCATTTCTCTATAA
- the cysK gene encoding cysteine synthase A, with product MAKVVNSVTELIGETPLVRLNRIVPEDSAEIYLKLEYQNPGSSVKDRIAISMVEEAEREGLLKPGGTIIEATSGNTGIGLAMVAAAKGYKAVIVMPETMSLERRNLLRAYGADLVLTPGSEGMNGSVKKMEELLSENPEYFAAEQFKNKANIKIHRETTGPEIVEAIRSIGGSLDGFVAGIGTGGTISGAGEVLKKEFPEIKIVAVEPAASPILAGGKPGPHKIQGIGANFIPEILNRDIYDEIIHVENDEAFEVARTVAKEEGILSGISSGAAVHAALKLAKELGKGKRIVVIVPSNGERYLSTPLYNFEL from the coding sequence ATGGCTAAAGTTGTCAATAGCGTTACCGAACTTATCGGTGAAACCCCTCTCGTCCGTCTTAACCGGATCGTACCGGAAGATAGCGCAGAAATTTATTTGAAACTGGAATACCAGAACCCAGGGTCCAGTGTAAAAGACCGCATCGCGATTAGTATGGTGGAAGAGGCTGAGCGTGAAGGACTGCTCAAACCAGGCGGTACGATTATTGAAGCTACCAGCGGTAATACAGGAATCGGCTTGGCTATGGTTGCAGCTGCAAAGGGCTACAAGGCAGTAATCGTTATGCCAGAAACAATGAGCTTGGAGCGTCGCAATCTGCTGCGCGCTTACGGAGCAGATCTTGTGCTGACACCCGGATCGGAGGGCATGAACGGCTCTGTTAAGAAAATGGAAGAGCTGCTGAGTGAGAATCCGGAGTATTTTGCTGCCGAGCAGTTCAAGAACAAAGCCAACATCAAGATTCACCGTGAAACGACAGGCCCTGAGATCGTTGAAGCCATCCGCTCCATCGGTGGTAGCTTGGACGGTTTTGTAGCCGGGATTGGTACAGGTGGTACTATTTCTGGTGCAGGGGAAGTGCTTAAGAAAGAATTCCCTGAAATCAAAATCGTTGCTGTAGAGCCCGCTGCTTCTCCAATCTTGGCTGGTGGCAAGCCAGGACCCCACAAAATTCAGGGGATTGGTGCCAACTTCATTCCTGAAATTTTGAACCGTGACATCTATGATGAAATTATTCATGTAGAAAACGATGAAGCTTTCGAAGTTGCGCGTACAGTAGCCAAGGAAGAAGGCATCTTGTCGGGTATTTCCTCCGGTGCGGCTGTTCATGCGGCTTTGAAACTGGCTAAAGAATTAGGCAAAGGCAAGCGTATTGTTGTCATCGTTCCAAGTAATGGTGAACGTTACCTGAGTACGCCACTGTATAATTTCGAGCTGTAA
- a CDS encoding anthranilate synthase component I family protein encodes MKSTARVSEAQWQAWQKEGWSMLPYIAEYQLPADGLPLSWQKAWEDSSPYAFLLESAKGGRYTYLGLNPVAILEGKGEQAVWTDLKSGKRDLIHGQPLIAMNDWIAPYRSPRVPGISFFTGGFAGYFGYDVARSLERLPIQAADDTGIPDYVWMQVNELWIYDHEEGRIYCTVHTPTPVHLDTVSSNTASVDDVALDQQKAILSEYYAEAVQRAERMLTQWENIIQAGASDPAYIRRCARLAEEELFVAHHEAEGWKAAFNQDDFEHAVKRVQEYIAQGDVFQVNLSIRQQRTLAAQPEDIYEWLRLLNPSPYMGLLRMPDLRIVSGSPELLVKLEDGRVSARPIAGTRRRGLTPEEDTAMAAELLSSEKERAEHIMLVDLERNDIGRIAEYGTVHVPELLTVEYYSHVMHLVSQVEGKLAAGRTALDVIAATFPGGTITGAPKVRTMEIIEELEPVRRGPYTGSMGWIDYNGNMELNIIIRTLAVKGSTAYLQAGAGIVIDSDPYREYRECRNKARAVMKAVQCGEEEAALSKSGITGG; translated from the coding sequence ATGAAATCGACAGCTAGAGTATCGGAGGCACAGTGGCAGGCTTGGCAGAAGGAAGGATGGAGTATGCTCCCATATATCGCTGAGTATCAGTTACCTGCGGACGGTTTACCCTTATCATGGCAGAAGGCATGGGAGGATTCGTCCCCATATGCCTTTTTACTGGAGAGCGCTAAAGGCGGGAGATACACCTATCTGGGCTTAAATCCGGTTGCTATATTGGAAGGTAAAGGGGAACAGGCAGTCTGGACCGATCTAAAAAGCGGCAAGCGTGATCTTATACACGGACAGCCCCTGATAGCCATGAACGACTGGATCGCTCCCTACCGTTCGCCGCGCGTACCGGGCATCTCTTTTTTCACTGGAGGCTTTGCCGGTTATTTCGGCTACGATGTAGCTCGCTCACTGGAGCGTCTACCGATACAGGCAGCAGACGATACAGGCATACCGGACTATGTATGGATGCAAGTGAACGAGCTATGGATCTATGATCATGAGGAAGGCCGTATTTATTGCACTGTTCATACGCCCACACCTGTTCACCTGGATACCGTCAGTAGTAACACCGCCAGTGTCGATGATGTCGCTTTGGATCAGCAGAAAGCCATACTTTCCGAATATTACGCAGAAGCTGTCCAGCGTGCAGAACGTATGCTGACCCAGTGGGAAAACATCATACAAGCCGGAGCATCTGACCCTGCTTATATTCGCCGTTGCGCAAGGCTTGCCGAAGAAGAGCTGTTCGTTGCTCATCATGAAGCAGAAGGCTGGAAAGCAGCTTTCAACCAAGATGACTTTGAACACGCCGTAAAGCGCGTGCAGGAATACATTGCACAAGGTGACGTGTTTCAGGTGAACCTGTCGATTCGTCAGCAACGTACGCTGGCAGCCCAACCTGAGGATATCTATGAGTGGCTTCGCCTGCTGAACCCTTCCCCTTACATGGGCCTGCTGCGGATGCCGGATTTACGAATCGTCAGCGGTTCACCGGAATTACTGGTAAAGCTGGAGGATGGACGCGTCAGTGCACGTCCCATTGCAGGTACGAGAAGGCGAGGACTCACACCGGAAGAGGATACTGCCATGGCTGCCGAGCTGCTATCGAGCGAAAAAGAGCGCGCCGAGCACATTATGCTCGTCGATCTGGAACGCAATGATATCGGACGGATTGCTGAATACGGAACGGTGCATGTGCCGGAGCTGCTGACAGTGGAGTATTATTCGCACGTAATGCATCTCGTTTCTCAAGTAGAGGGCAAGCTGGCCGCGGGTCGTACCGCTTTAGATGTGATCGCCGCCACTTTTCCTGGGGGAACCATTACCGGAGCGCCCAAGGTGCGCACTATGGAAATCATTGAAGAATTAGAGCCTGTCCGGCGTGGTCCCTATACAGGGTCCATGGGGTGGATTGACTATAACGGCAATATGGAATTAAATATTATAATAAGAACACTAGCTGTCAAAGGCAGCACGGCCTACTTACAGGCAGGTGCAGGCATTGTCATTGACTCAGACCCGTACAGGGAATATCGCGAGTGCCGAAATAAGGCAAGAGCCGTCATGAAGGCAGTACAATGTGGTGAAGAAGAAGCCGCTTTGAGCAAAAGCGGTATCACAGGAGGGTGA
- the pabA gene encoding aminodeoxychorismate/anthranilate synthase component II: MILVIDNYDSFTYNLVQYLGELGEEVTVRRNDEIDLKGIEELAPEHILISPGPCTPNEAGISLDVISHFKGLIPIFGVCLGHQAIGQAFGGNVIRAERLMHGKTSPILHHNTSVFEDLPSPFTATRYHSLLVERESLPECLEITAETAEGEIMGLRHKEFAVEGVQFHPESIITDYGHRLLRNFLKRKVGV, encoded by the coding sequence ATGATTTTGGTGATTGATAACTATGATTCGTTTACCTACAATCTTGTTCAGTATTTGGGTGAGCTAGGCGAGGAAGTAACCGTAAGACGGAACGATGAGATTGATCTGAAAGGCATAGAAGAGTTGGCGCCGGAGCATATTCTGATTTCACCGGGTCCATGCACGCCGAATGAGGCGGGAATATCGCTGGACGTGATTAGCCACTTTAAAGGGCTGATTCCGATCTTCGGCGTTTGTCTCGGTCACCAGGCCATCGGACAGGCGTTTGGGGGTAATGTCATCCGGGCTGAACGACTCATGCACGGCAAAACCTCACCGATTCTCCACCATAATACATCGGTATTTGAAGATTTGCCTTCCCCGTTCACAGCGACCCGGTATCATTCTTTGTTGGTGGAGCGCGAGAGCCTGCCTGAATGTTTGGAAATTACTGCTGAAACTGCAGAAGGTGAAATTATGGGCTTGCGGCATAAAGAATTTGCCGTGGAAGGAGTTCAGTTCCATCCTGAGTCCATCATTACGGACTACGGGCATCGACTGTTACGCAATTTCCTGAAACGCAAGGTAGGCGTCTGA
- a CDS encoding aminotransferase class IV — MKYIGVNGALTEAADAVIHVSDHGFLYGMGLFETFRTYKGVPFLLDRHLHRLAEGCQMLGIPFQPDKKQLTAHIQSLMAANGLNEAYIRYTVSAGEEVLGLPSGDYTRPNHILFAKLLPATHTETMGTTAASALQLLRTPRNTPEGEVRLKSLHYMNNILAKRELQQYAAAVQHKAEGMMLTADGFLAEGMVSSLFFVRNDTLYTPELSTGILPGITRGLILELAQARGIHCEQGLYRWDELRLADEIFMTNSIQEIRPVNLLLEPDGTTHQLSDAWTQAGSVTALLLHDYREKAGMN, encoded by the coding sequence ATGAAATACATCGGAGTCAATGGCGCCCTCACGGAAGCCGCAGATGCCGTGATTCACGTAAGTGATCACGGCTTTTTGTACGGAATGGGCCTGTTTGAGACCTTCCGTACCTACAAGGGAGTTCCGTTTCTGCTCGATCGTCATTTGCACAGACTGGCAGAGGGCTGCCAGATGCTGGGCATTCCTTTTCAACCGGACAAGAAACAGCTTACCGCGCATATCCAAAGTCTGATGGCCGCGAATGGTCTGAACGAAGCATATATCCGCTACACCGTGTCAGCGGGCGAAGAGGTACTCGGCTTGCCATCTGGTGACTATACGCGCCCTAACCATATTTTGTTCGCCAAGCTGTTACCAGCTACCCATACAGAAACCATGGGAACAACCGCCGCGTCGGCGCTTCAGTTGTTGCGGACCCCAAGAAACACGCCCGAGGGTGAGGTTCGTTTAAAGTCGCTCCATTATATGAATAACATTCTCGCCAAGCGGGAGCTTCAGCAGTACGCTGCTGCTGTCCAGCATAAGGCTGAAGGGATGATGCTTACGGCAGATGGTTTCCTGGCAGAAGGAATGGTCAGCAGCCTGTTTTTTGTCCGAAATGATACGCTGTACACCCCGGAGCTGTCTACAGGTATCCTGCCGGGTATTACCCGCGGACTCATTCTGGAGCTGGCGCAAGCGAGAGGCATCCACTGTGAGCAGGGTCTATACCGTTGGGACGAGCTGCGGCTGGCTGATGAAATATTTATGACGAATTCCATACAGGAAATCCGGCCTGTGAACCTGCTGCTGGAGCCGGATGGAACGACGCACCAGTTATCCGATGCCTGGACACAGGCCGGTTCCGTAACAGCTCTGCTGTTACACGATTACAGAGAGAAAGCAGGGATGAATTGA
- the folP gene encoding dihydropteroate synthase, with the protein MNIPTIYRRSYQMGDAELTLGNATQVMGILNVTPDSFSDGGLHNSLEIAVLHALKLVEDGADIIDIGGESTRPGHDPVGVEEELARVIPVVQAIHRIAPHIPLSVDTYKAEVARQALEAGAHIINDVWGFKADPDMASVASQFDCPVILMHNRHDRNYSDLIPDMIDDLKESIRLALDAGVRAEQIILDPGIGFAKDYDENIYAMTSLDTLSQLGYPLLLATSRKRFIRTALDLPVDDVVEGTAATVAFGIAQGCQIVRVHDVAQIKRTVRMCDAMVYGSKNALSYDG; encoded by the coding sequence TTGAATATACCGACCATTTACCGACGAAGCTATCAGATGGGCGATGCCGAGCTTACGCTCGGAAATGCCACTCAGGTGATGGGTATACTGAACGTGACCCCGGATTCATTTTCCGATGGCGGATTGCACAATAGTCTGGAGATTGCCGTTTTACATGCCTTGAAGCTGGTGGAGGATGGAGCCGATATTATTGATATTGGCGGAGAGTCCACCCGGCCGGGGCATGATCCGGTAGGCGTGGAAGAAGAACTGGCACGTGTCATTCCGGTAGTACAGGCTATTCACCGCATTGCTCCGCACATTCCATTATCCGTGGATACTTACAAAGCTGAAGTAGCCCGGCAGGCGCTTGAAGCAGGTGCCCATATCATCAATGATGTGTGGGGGTTTAAGGCAGATCCTGACATGGCAAGTGTGGCTTCACAATTCGATTGTCCAGTCATTTTAATGCATAACCGTCATGACCGTAACTATAGCGATTTAATACCTGATATGATTGATGATTTAAAAGAAAGTATCCGATTGGCGCTGGATGCAGGTGTACGTGCGGAACAGATCATTTTAGATCCGGGCATCGGGTTTGCCAAAGATTACGACGAAAATATCTATGCTATGACTTCTCTGGATACACTAAGTCAGTTGGGCTACCCGCTGTTGCTGGCGACATCACGCAAAAGATTTATCCGTACAGCGCTGGATTTGCCTGTAGATGATGTGGTTGAGGGCACAGCGGCTACGGTCGCCTTTGGCATTGCCCAAGGCTGTCAGATAGTGCGTGTACATGATGTTGCGCAAATCAAACGCACGGTGAGGATGTGTGATGCGATGGTGTACGGGTCTAAAAATGCACTGAGTTATGATGGTTAG
- the folB gene encoding dihydroneopterin aldolase encodes MDKMVLHRMEYYGYHGVFPEERKLGQRFYIDLELELDLREAGEQDALDKTVNYAEVHYTVKDIVEKESYQLIEALGERIASSLLDTYTSVNALTVKVTKPHPPFDIHFEGVTVELHRARK; translated from the coding sequence ATGGATAAAATGGTTTTACATCGCATGGAGTATTACGGATATCATGGCGTTTTTCCTGAAGAACGTAAGCTGGGACAGCGTTTCTACATTGATTTGGAACTGGAGCTTGATCTGCGTGAGGCGGGCGAGCAAGACGCATTGGACAAAACGGTTAATTACGCTGAGGTGCATTACACCGTTAAAGATATTGTAGAAAAGGAATCTTACCAATTGATTGAAGCTTTGGGCGAACGTATTGCATCTTCCTTACTGGACACTTATACTAGTGTCAATGCACTGACTGTCAAAGTCACGAAGCCGCATCCGCCGTTCGATATTCATTTTGAGGGCGTGACGGTTGAGCTTCATCGCGCAAGAAAGTAG
- the folK gene encoding 2-amino-4-hydroxy-6-hydroxymethyldihydropteridine diphosphokinase, giving the protein MNAHSTSEASEAYIALGANLGDREHTLYEAITALDEHPGIRVLRCSSLYETEPVGYLDQPSFLNMTVAISTTLAPEELLAFMLEVESHLGRVRHIPNGPRTIDLDLLWMEAVQLATPDLELPHPRMLERAFVLVPLADIVPNQDPSGLYSIVHTALKSLDGKDGIQFWKTSSWRNGFAPFGS; this is encoded by the coding sequence ATGAACGCACATTCGACCTCTGAGGCATCAGAGGCTTATATTGCTTTAGGGGCTAATTTGGGGGATCGTGAGCATACCCTGTATGAAGCCATCACGGCGCTGGACGAACATCCGGGTATACGGGTGCTGCGTTGCTCCAGCCTGTACGAAACAGAGCCTGTCGGGTATCTGGATCAGCCTTCTTTTTTGAATATGACAGTAGCCATATCCACAACACTTGCTCCAGAGGAGCTTCTGGCCTTCATGCTGGAGGTAGAGAGTCATTTGGGCAGAGTAAGACATATTCCTAACGGGCCGCGCACCATTGATCTGGATTTGTTATGGATGGAAGCGGTGCAGCTGGCTACACCGGATTTGGAGCTTCCTCATCCCCGTATGCTGGAGCGTGCTTTTGTGCTTGTGCCATTAGCTGACATCGTTCCGAACCAAGATCCATCCGGTCTGTACAGTATCGTGCATACTGCATTGAAATCATTGGATGGAAAGGACGGCATACAGTTTTGGAAAACAAGCAGCTGGCGCAACGGCTTCGCGCCTTTCGGAAGCTAA
- a CDS encoding helix-turn-helix transcriptional regulator, which translates to MENKQLAQRLRAFRKLKGFTQQELAERTGISLAVLGAVERGNRTVEPDMLDIIAQTLEIEVRELTE; encoded by the coding sequence TTGGAAAACAAGCAGCTGGCGCAACGGCTTCGCGCCTTTCGGAAGCTAAAAGGATTCACGCAGCAGGAGTTGGCTGAGCGAACCGGCATATCCTTGGCCGTACTGGGTGCTGTGGAACGGGGCAACCGAACAGTAGAGCCTGACATGTTGGACATTATTGCCCAAACGCTAGAAATTGAAGTCCGGGAACTGACGGAATGA
- the dusB gene encoding tRNA dihydrouridine synthase DusB: protein MLKIGGIEMKNQVVLAPMAGVCNPAFRLIAKEFGTGLVCAEMVSDKAIIHGNKRTREMLFVDDREKPLSLQIFGGDRESLVEAAKVVDQETNADIIDINMGCPVPKVTKCDAGARWLLDPNKIYEMVSAVVESVSKPVTVKMRIGWDSEHIYAVENARAVERAGGQAVSVHGRTREQLYTGHANWDIIKEVKEAVSIPVIGNGDVASPEDARRMLDLTNCDGVMIGRGALGNPWMLYRTIEYLQTGELLPDPSPEEKIRIAILHMDRLVALKGEAVAVREMRKHLAWYLKGLRGSARIKDVVMEETKRDDMVRILDGFVSGLHTVENDEHSTEAVSPAAVAQ from the coding sequence ATGTTGAAAATCGGCGGTATTGAAATGAAAAACCAGGTCGTCCTGGCTCCGATGGCGGGCGTGTGTAACCCTGCTTTTCGCCTGATTGCCAAAGAATTTGGCACAGGCTTGGTATGCGCAGAAATGGTTAGTGATAAGGCGATCATTCACGGTAACAAGCGCACGCGTGAGATGCTGTTCGTAGATGATCGCGAGAAACCGCTTAGTCTGCAAATTTTCGGGGGAGACCGTGAATCTTTGGTGGAAGCGGCTAAGGTCGTGGATCAGGAGACGAACGCAGATATTATTGACATCAATATGGGCTGCCCGGTTCCCAAGGTAACCAAATGTGATGCGGGTGCTCGTTGGCTGCTCGATCCCAATAAAATTTATGAAATGGTATCCGCTGTAGTGGAATCCGTGAGCAAGCCTGTTACCGTGAAAATGCGTATTGGTTGGGATAGCGAGCATATTTATGCCGTAGAGAACGCCCGTGCCGTAGAACGCGCCGGAGGTCAGGCTGTCAGCGTACATGGTCGTACACGGGAGCAATTGTATACGGGACATGCGAACTGGGATATTATAAAAGAAGTTAAAGAAGCAGTTTCCATACCTGTAATTGGAAATGGAGACGTGGCATCACCGGAAGATGCCCGCCGGATGCTGGATTTGACCAACTGTGACGGTGTTATGATCGGACGCGGCGCTCTGGGTAATCCTTGGATGCTGTACCGTACGATTGAGTATTTGCAGACAGGTGAGCTTTTGCCTGATCCTTCACCGGAAGAAAAAATCCGCATTGCCATTCTGCATATGGATCGTCTGGTGGCATTGAAGGGTGAAGCTGTGGCTGTCCGCGAAATGCGTAAGCATCTGGCCTGGTACCTCAAAGGACTCAGAGGCTCTGCACGCATTAAGGACGTTGTTATGGAAGAAACGAAACGTGATGATATGGTACGTATTTTGGATGGCTTTGTATCCGGACTGCACACGGTAGAAAATGATGAACATTCCACAGAGGCTGTGTCTCCTGCCGCCGTTGCGCAATAA